In Mustela nigripes isolate SB6536 chromosome 12, MUSNIG.SB6536, whole genome shotgun sequence, one DNA window encodes the following:
- the TICAM2 gene encoding TIR domain-containing adapter molecule 2, producing the protein MMGVGKSKTDACPLSPSLGKSPGVEKSQGLQESASKKPDNLPMHDLAEPSPTTPVPVPTGEHKGAEGQGDMLEGEEEKEEVEEEEEEEEEGEEFLKFVILHAEDDTDEALRVQNLLQNDFGIKPGIIFAEMPSGRQHLQNLDDAVNGSAWTILLLTENFLRDTWCKFQFYTSLMNSVNRQHKYNSVIPMRPLHNPLPRERTPFALRTINALEEDSRGFPTQVERIFQESVYQIQQSLWKDTRSSIRRQVLS; encoded by the coding sequence ATGATGGGTGTCGGGAAGTCTAAAACAGAcgcctgccctctctctccctccttggggAAAAGCCCCGGGGTGGAAAAGAGTCAGGGACTCCAGGAGTCAGCTTCCAAGAAACCGGACAACCTCCCCATGCACGATCTGGCTGAGCCAAGCCCCACGACCCCGGTCCCGGTGCCCACTGGGGAGCACAAGGGGGCTGAGGGCCAGGGAGACATGttggagggggaagaggagaaggaggaggtggaggaggaggaggaggaggaagaggagggggaggagttCCTCAAGTTTGTGATCCTGCATGCGGAGGACGACACAGATGAAGCCCTCAGGGTCCAGAATCTGCTGCAGAATGACTTCGGCATCAAGCCTGGAATCATCTTTGCTGAGATGCCCTCCGGCCGGCAGCATCTGCAGAACTTGGACGACGCTGTGAATGGGTCCGCATGGACCATCTTGCTGCTGACCGAGAACTTCCTAAGAGACACCTGGTGCAAGTTCCAGTTCTACACGTCGCTCATGAACTCAGTGAACAGGCAGCACAAGTACAACTCGGTCATCCCCATGCGGCCCCTCCACAACCCCCTGCCCCGCGAGAGGACCCCCTTCGCTCTGCGGACCATCAACGCTCTGGAGGAGGACAGCCGCGGCTTCCCCACCCAAGTCGAGAGAATCTTTCAGGAGTCCGTGTATCAGATCCAGCAGTCTCTGTGGAAGGACACCCGAAGTAGCATCCGCAGACAGGTCCTCTCCTGA